The Leisingera caerulea DSM 24564 genome has a window encoding:
- the fliF gene encoding flagellar basal-body MS-ring/collar protein FliF, translating into MTTHTGQASNHVNNFIENMKGLGRKRLILLGSTAVGLTAALVIGLSVAMAPKYRPLVMDATASDASRMLAQLEQAGFSPRVSSDGTMLSLPEGDIARARMSLAQAGLPPEGNLGWELFDQGGGLGMNSFLQQINRLRALEGELARSIETISNVESARVHLVLPDRETFSQERPEPSSSVVIHARRTAPLERSQALAIRSLVAAAVPRLSPDRVTILDGSGQAILSEEDITEGTGLNSARTEIEDRLRRNVESILAAHVGAENVRVRVTADLNTAREVVVQESFDPDQQVPRSTISVTGQSESSDGSRDTIDVANNLPGIDNGGGAGGRTERSTSSRDESVFEIGNTRSETIREPGEIKRLTVAVVVNGTWGPDGTYSERTPEDISRLSALAHSAAGINEDRGDKVTVESLQFAAGDPSQAATAGSGFMDILAMNFGAILRSLSAIAVVGLLLLFGVRPLMRALNLNAERDQEDAKENAAAADGAADEDTPEGGEEGEAGAEDGQDAPDAAAQDPENEEEYMSIASVSGNVMRRQIDELNKLIETDPDSSLRTIRGWINQKG; encoded by the coding sequence GTGACCACCCACACCGGACAAGCCAGCAATCACGTGAACAACTTCATTGAGAACATGAAGGGGCTGGGGCGCAAGCGCCTCATCCTCCTGGGGTCGACGGCTGTCGGCCTTACCGCCGCCCTCGTCATCGGCTTGAGTGTCGCTATGGCGCCCAAGTACCGGCCGCTCGTCATGGATGCGACGGCCTCTGATGCTTCCCGCATGCTTGCCCAGCTAGAACAGGCCGGGTTCTCCCCGCGCGTGTCCAGTGACGGAACCATGCTGTCGCTTCCCGAAGGGGATATTGCGCGGGCCCGCATGTCCCTGGCCCAGGCCGGTCTTCCTCCCGAAGGCAATCTGGGCTGGGAGCTGTTTGATCAGGGCGGTGGCCTTGGCATGAACAGCTTCCTGCAGCAGATCAACCGGCTGCGGGCTCTGGAAGGTGAACTGGCGCGCTCGATTGAGACGATCAGCAATGTTGAAAGCGCGCGTGTTCATCTCGTGCTGCCGGACCGGGAAACCTTCTCCCAGGAGCGCCCTGAGCCGTCCTCCTCTGTTGTAATCCACGCCCGCCGCACCGCGCCGCTCGAGCGCAGCCAGGCTCTTGCAATCCGCAGCCTGGTTGCCGCGGCGGTGCCGCGTCTGTCGCCCGACAGGGTGACAATTCTCGATGGCTCGGGTCAGGCGATCCTGAGCGAAGAGGATATCACCGAAGGCACCGGCCTGAATTCCGCCCGGACCGAAATCGAAGACCGTTTGCGCCGGAACGTGGAAAGCATCCTCGCGGCCCATGTCGGCGCGGAAAACGTCAGGGTCCGCGTGACCGCTGACCTCAATACGGCTCGCGAAGTCGTGGTGCAGGAAAGCTTCGATCCCGACCAGCAGGTCCCCCGCTCCACGATCTCGGTTACTGGTCAGTCGGAAAGCTCAGACGGCAGCCGGGACACCATCGACGTTGCGAATAATCTTCCTGGCATCGATAACGGCGGCGGCGCCGGAGGCCGGACAGAGCGGAGCACATCCAGCCGGGACGAGTCCGTCTTTGAGATTGGCAACACGCGATCTGAAACCATTCGCGAACCCGGAGAGATCAAGCGGCTGACGGTCGCGGTGGTCGTCAACGGCACCTGGGGGCCGGACGGCACCTACTCGGAGCGCACTCCTGAGGACATCAGCCGCCTGTCCGCTCTGGCGCATTCGGCTGCCGGTATCAATGAGGATCGCGGCGACAAGGTCACGGTTGAAAGCCTGCAGTTCGCGGCCGGGGATCCTTCTCAGGCGGCGACCGCCGGCAGCGGGTTCATGGACATCCTCGCTATGAATTTCGGGGCCATTCTCAGATCGCTGTCCGCAATCGCGGTCGTCGGCCTGCTGCTGCTCTTTGGCGTGCGCCCGCTTATGCGCGCCCTCAACCTGAATGCCGAGAGGGATCAGGAAGACGCCAAAGAGAATGCGGCTGCTGCGGATGGCGCAGCGGATGAGGACACGCCCGAAGGCGGTGAGGAAGGCGAAGCTGGCGCGGAAGACGGCCAGGACGCGCCCGATGCAGCTGCTCAGGATCCGGAAAACGAGGAAGAATACATGTCGATTGCTTCTGTTTCCGGCAATGTTATGCGCCGCCAGATCGATGAGCTGAACAAGCTGATCGAAACGGACCCGGACAGCTCGCTGCGCACCATCCGCGGCTGGATCAATCAGAAGGGTTGA
- a CDS encoding MotE family protein, protein MARLLNAAVLGLAGLAAAKGGALYDALGPLMPQPAYAASEESGEDETGPAEGETAVNAAGPAASGGLSELLIGIEAERAELGSWRDELAQKEAEIALAKSALDAQAEQMEALKQELEHLLSRSARENTEDVSRLVGIYKAMKPVQAAAIMNDADIEVSVLVLSAMAPRSSGPIIALMEPVRARAISKIILERSRLPGDQKLVNLRLN, encoded by the coding sequence ATGGCGCGATTGCTGAATGCAGCGGTGCTGGGCCTTGCTGGCCTGGCCGCCGCAAAGGGGGGTGCCCTCTATGATGCTCTGGGGCCGCTGATGCCTCAGCCCGCCTACGCTGCCTCGGAGGAGAGCGGCGAAGATGAGACCGGCCCGGCCGAAGGGGAGACCGCGGTGAATGCGGCTGGCCCGGCAGCTTCCGGTGGCCTGTCCGAGCTGCTGATCGGCATCGAGGCGGAACGGGCCGAGCTCGGCAGCTGGCGGGATGAGCTGGCGCAGAAGGAGGCCGAAATCGCGCTGGCGAAAAGTGCTCTGGACGCGCAGGCTGAACAGATGGAAGCGCTCAAGCAGGAACTTGAGCATCTCCTGAGCCGCTCCGCGCGGGAGAACACCGAAGATGTTTCGCGCCTGGTCGGGATCTACAAGGCGATGAAGCCGGTACAGGCCGCTGCCATCATGAATGATGCGGATATCGAAGTGTCCGTCCTGGTGCTGTCGGCAATGGCGCCGCGCAGTTCCGGACCGATCATTGCGCTCATGGAGCCGGTGCGGGCCCGGGCGATTTCCAAGATCATCCTCGAACGCTCACGCCTTCCGGGGGATCAGAAGCTGGTGAACCTGCGCCTGAACTAA
- the flgC gene encoding flagellar basal body rod protein FlgC produces the protein MDNLSAVARTAGSALQAQSERLRIISENMANADTAGAPGSDTYRRKVVTFGSVLDRETGANLVEVAAVSDDPSPMRLQYDPSHPLADEQGYIERPNVEPLVEMANMREAARSYEASLNMIATSREMRRMTTDMLDF, from the coding sequence ATGGACAATCTCAGCGCTGTAGCCCGCACAGCCGGATCCGCCCTGCAAGCGCAGTCCGAGCGCCTGCGCATCATCTCCGAGAACATGGCGAACGCGGATACCGCCGGCGCGCCAGGGTCAGATACCTACCGCCGCAAGGTGGTGACATTCGGCAGCGTCCTCGACCGGGAAACCGGTGCGAACCTCGTAGAGGTTGCGGCAGTGTCGGATGACCCGTCGCCCATGCGGCTGCAGTATGACCCCTCCCATCCCCTCGCCGATGAGCAGGGCTACATCGAGCGCCCGAACGTCGAGCCCCTTGTCGAGATGGCCAACATGCGTGAGGCCGCCCGCAGCTACGAGGCCAGCCTCAACATGATCGCGACCAGCCGTGAAATGCGCCGGATGACAACCGATATGCTGGATTTTTAA
- a CDS encoding FMN-binding glutamate synthase family protein, producing MALPARLLPLALSGFAALASSTAAYAASSAWLPVAAVTGGLTALGLRDLVQRRHAVLRNYPIMGHMRFLLESIRPEIRQYMLEGDREEVPFSREARALVYQRAKGVEDKRPFGTTENVYGSGYGWITHSAAPVDIQDSDFRVTIGGPDCRRPYSASLFNISAMSFGSLSKNAILALNTGARKGGFAHDTGEGSISRHHRAGGGDLIYQVASGYFGCRNDDGSFSPEKFSEQAANPQVKMIELKLSQGAKPGHGGMLPAAKITPEIAEARGIPMGQDCISPAAHPSFSTPRGMMEFIAQLRSLSGGKPVGFKLCIGHRREFMCMVKAMLETGVVPDFIVVDGSEGGTGAAPLEFANRVGMPMLEGLTFVHNTLRGAGLRERVKLGAAGKITSGFHIARALALGADWCNSARGYMFAIGCIQAQACHTNKCPVGIATQDPARFKAIDVGDKSDRVARYHRNTMLALGELAGAAGLQHPAGFRPYHFMFRKKDNAFSDGNIAYPYLPNGFLVSGREIPELADWHERWGRASAESFAPDRIPEGPFTAAIARLA from the coding sequence ATGGCCCTTCCTGCTCGCCTCCTCCCTCTCGCTTTGAGCGGTTTCGCCGCACTCGCCAGCTCCACAGCCGCCTATGCTGCTAGCAGCGCCTGGCTGCCGGTCGCCGCGGTGACGGGCGGCTTGACCGCTTTGGGCCTGAGGGATCTTGTCCAAAGGCGCCATGCGGTTCTTCGCAACTACCCGATCATGGGTCACATGCGTTTCCTTCTGGAATCCATCCGGCCAGAGATCCGCCAGTATATGCTGGAAGGCGACCGCGAAGAGGTGCCGTTCTCTCGCGAGGCACGGGCCCTGGTATATCAGCGCGCTAAAGGCGTCGAAGACAAGCGGCCTTTCGGCACCACTGAGAATGTCTATGGCTCCGGCTATGGCTGGATCACCCACTCGGCCGCTCCGGTCGACATCCAAGACAGCGATTTCCGCGTCACCATCGGCGGGCCTGATTGCCGCCGGCCCTACTCGGCGTCCCTGTTCAACATCTCCGCGATGAGCTTCGGATCCCTGTCGAAGAACGCGATCCTGGCGCTGAACACCGGCGCCAGGAAGGGCGGTTTTGCCCATGACACCGGCGAGGGATCAATCTCCCGCCACCACCGCGCGGGCGGCGGCGATCTGATCTACCAGGTCGCGTCCGGCTATTTCGGCTGCCGCAATGATGACGGGTCATTCTCTCCGGAGAAGTTCAGCGAGCAAGCTGCGAACCCGCAGGTCAAGATGATCGAGCTGAAGCTGAGCCAGGGTGCCAAGCCCGGACATGGCGGCATGCTGCCCGCGGCAAAGATCACACCGGAAATTGCCGAGGCGCGGGGCATCCCGATGGGGCAGGATTGCATTTCGCCGGCCGCGCATCCCAGCTTTTCCACCCCGCGCGGCATGATGGAGTTCATCGCCCAGCTGCGCAGCCTCTCAGGCGGTAAGCCGGTCGGCTTCAAATTGTGCATCGGCCACCGCCGGGAGTTCATGTGCATGGTCAAGGCGATGCTCGAAACGGGCGTGGTGCCCGATTTCATCGTGGTGGATGGCAGCGAGGGCGGCACCGGTGCCGCGCCGCTTGAATTTGCCAACCGGGTCGGAATGCCGATGCTGGAGGGGCTGACGTTCGTTCACAACACCCTGCGGGGCGCCGGGCTGCGGGAGCGGGTCAAGCTCGGAGCTGCGGGAAAGATCACCTCCGGCTTCCATATTGCCCGAGCCCTGGCGCTGGGGGCGGACTGGTGCAACTCGGCCCGCGGCTACATGTTTGCCATCGGCTGCATTCAGGCCCAGGCATGCCACACGAACAAATGCCCGGTTGGCATCGCAACCCAGGACCCGGCCCGCTTCAAGGCAATCGATGTGGGCGACAAGTCTGATCGGGTCGCGCGCTACCATCGCAATACGATGCTGGCCCTCGGCGAGCTCGCGGGCGCCGCGGGGCTGCAGCACCCGGCCGGCTTCCGCCCGTATCATTTCATGTTCCGCAAGAAGGACAACGCCTTCTCCGACGGCAACATCGCCTACCCCTATCTGCCAAACGGCTTCCTGGTCTCCGGCCGTGAAATTCCGGAACTGGCCGATTGGCATGAGCGCTGGGGACGGGCCTCGGCGGAGAGCTTTGCCCCGGACCGGATCCCGGAAGGGCCATTCACGGCCGCGATCGCACGGCTGGCATAA
- a CDS encoding flagellar biosynthetic protein FliR, whose translation MGGTFIAQLTEEWVLMVALVYARIGTATLLLPGFGDTHIPPRAKISFGIALALGLMPALPAPKVPEDVTLFALLLGLEALIGVFIGTGARLFMAAFHVLGAQIGFAAGLSNSLTPNQGSPESGSTISTLLTFGAVACIFLTNTHHVILTGLMRSYAILPPGQVMIGDMASQIARIGASAFYIAAAVGAPFYVLSLLLNLGMGLANRVMPAMQVFFVAGPGLIVAGLALLALAVPAILTYQNEQLSLWFETLVR comes from the coding sequence ATGGGCGGCACGTTCATTGCTCAGCTGACAGAGGAATGGGTCCTTATGGTGGCGCTGGTCTATGCGCGCATCGGCACTGCGACCCTTCTGCTGCCCGGCTTTGGCGACACCCATATCCCGCCGCGGGCAAAGATTTCCTTCGGGATCGCGCTCGCGCTTGGCCTGATGCCTGCACTTCCAGCGCCAAAGGTGCCGGAAGACGTCACCCTCTTCGCACTCCTGCTGGGGCTTGAGGCGCTGATCGGCGTGTTCATCGGGACCGGCGCCAGGCTCTTCATGGCGGCCTTCCACGTGCTTGGCGCCCAGATCGGATTTGCCGCGGGCCTGAGCAACTCGCTGACACCCAATCAGGGCAGCCCTGAGAGCGGATCGACGATTTCCACGCTGCTCACCTTCGGGGCGGTGGCCTGTATCTTTCTGACCAATACGCACCATGTCATCCTGACCGGGCTGATGCGCTCATATGCGATCCTGCCCCCCGGCCAGGTCATGATCGGAGATATGGCAAGCCAGATCGCCCGCATCGGCGCCTCTGCATTCTACATCGCCGCCGCCGTGGGCGCGCCGTTCTATGTGCTCAGCCTGCTGCTTAATCTCGGCATGGGCCTGGCCAACCGGGTGATGCCTGCGATGCAGGTGTTTTTCGTGGCCGGACCGGGCCTGATTGTCGCCGGGCTTGCCCTCCTGGCCCTGGCGGTGCCGGCAATTCTGACCTACCAGAACGAGCAGCTGTCGCTCTGGTTTGAAACCTTGGTGCGCTGA
- a CDS encoding flagellar hook-basal body complex protein FliE translates to MDSMFSNGALRAYKAGQSVPAAPVPAAAAAEGPSFSAMLEDTLRDTVETVRAGDSAAVAGLQGKMSTQEVVQATMAMEAALDTAVAVRDKVVGAYQEVLRMTV, encoded by the coding sequence ATGGATAGCATGTTTTCCAATGGCGCCCTGCGCGCCTACAAGGCGGGCCAGTCCGTACCAGCGGCCCCGGTGCCAGCTGCGGCCGCCGCCGAAGGTCCCAGCTTCTCCGCAATGCTTGAGGACACTCTGCGCGACACGGTGGAGACTGTCCGGGCCGGTGATAGTGCTGCGGTCGCCGGGCTGCAGGGCAAGATGTCCACTCAGGAGGTTGTTCAGGCGACCATGGCGATGGAGGCGGCATTGGACACCGCTGTCGCCGTGCGTGACAAGGTCGTCGGCGCCTACCAGGAAGTCCTGCGGATGACCGTCTGA
- a CDS encoding flagellar motor switch protein FliM has protein sequence MQETISDVLTAPAGSTRSVEEELISQASAGVADLPMLDIIFSRMAISLVSTFKTKAAFLCDITFDEVQYHNWEDIVAGVDRHGICANVEVRPWGGTMAVVLDCDLIFSALEIQLGGKPRPGSAPKRPVSVIERQIARDLIDMILADLSGNISRLTEAEFIVDTLEVPQQMPALHGGKTPCAVARMSVDIGGCKGTFSVIIPMITLEPVQDKLSKMFFGDKLGGDLSWREHILRKINGSNVQVKAQVHQLAVPLVDILQWEPGTTIDLGVSDDKEISLICSGIPVMFGYAGKSKGGRIGFRVMREVDDADLDAEQAEELGIARGDGEAAQ, from the coding sequence ATGCAAGAAACAATTTCCGATGTCCTGACGGCGCCTGCCGGATCGACGCGCTCTGTTGAGGAAGAGCTCATTTCGCAGGCGTCAGCCGGGGTGGCCGATCTGCCCATGCTGGACATCATCTTCTCCAGGATGGCCATCTCGCTGGTGTCAACGTTCAAGACCAAGGCCGCGTTCCTGTGCGACATCACCTTTGACGAGGTTCAGTATCACAACTGGGAAGACATCGTGGCCGGTGTCGACAGGCATGGGATCTGCGCAAACGTCGAGGTCCGCCCGTGGGGCGGCACCATGGCTGTGGTTCTGGATTGTGATCTGATCTTCTCTGCACTGGAGATTCAACTCGGCGGCAAGCCGCGTCCCGGGTCCGCGCCCAAGCGGCCGGTTTCCGTCATTGAGCGGCAGATCGCCCGCGATCTGATCGACATGATCCTCGCCGATCTGTCCGGCAATATTTCACGCCTGACCGAAGCGGAATTCATTGTCGACACCCTTGAAGTCCCCCAGCAGATGCCCGCCTTGCACGGCGGCAAAACGCCTTGCGCCGTTGCCCGCATGTCGGTCGATATCGGAGGCTGCAAGGGCACCTTTTCCGTCATCATCCCGATGATCACGCTCGAACCGGTGCAGGACAAGCTGTCGAAGATGTTCTTCGGGGACAAGCTTGGCGGCGACCTGTCCTGGCGTGAGCACATCCTGCGCAAGATCAATGGCTCCAATGTCCAGGTCAAGGCGCAGGTGCATCAGCTGGCGGTGCCGCTGGTCGACATCCTTCAATGGGAGCCCGGCACAACGATTGATCTGGGCGTGTCGGATGACAAGGAGATCTCGCTCATCTGCTCGGGTATTCCGGTCATGTTCGGCTACGCCGGCAAGAGCAAAGGCGGCCGCATCGGCTTCCGCGTGATGCGGGAAGTCGATGATGCGGATCTGGATGCAGAGCAAGCTGAAGAGCTGGGCATTGCCAGGGGTGACGGGGAGGCGGCGCAATGA
- a CDS encoding flagellar basal body-associated FliL family protein, which translates to MTNTVPDAGKGGRNMKLIALMFLLTFALGGGAGIYSYSAFGPGFQADAENAKKEDESEAPLEKKSLEIGRITMTLQDGLGGKPRHLLINPIVVIEAAGDELAEDDKDPAAALKPVLRDSFVEYLSQLTVREVSGSAGMSLVRKELARRASAHLENETVTGVLFQDFVIQ; encoded by the coding sequence ATGACCAACACTGTGCCGGACGCTGGTAAGGGCGGCCGAAACATGAAACTGATTGCCCTGATGTTCCTGCTGACTTTCGCTCTTGGAGGAGGGGCGGGCATCTATTCGTACTCCGCCTTCGGCCCGGGATTCCAGGCTGATGCCGAGAATGCGAAAAAAGAAGATGAAAGCGAGGCGCCCCTCGAGAAGAAGAGCCTGGAGATTGGGCGCATCACGATGACCTTGCAGGATGGCCTCGGCGGCAAGCCGCGTCACCTGCTGATCAATCCCATCGTCGTGATTGAAGCGGCCGGGGATGAGCTGGCGGAGGACGACAAGGATCCGGCCGCGGCATTGAAGCCGGTGCTGCGGGACAGCTTTGTCGAATACCTGTCCCAGCTCACAGTGCGGGAAGTCTCCGGCAGCGCCGGGATGAGCCTCGTGCGAAAAGAGCTGGCGCGCCGCGCCTCCGCACACCTGGAGAACGAAACCGTAACCGGCGTTCTCTTCCAGGATTTCGTCATTCAATAA
- a CDS encoding EscU/YscU/HrcU family type III secretion system export apparatus switch protein, which yields MSQTDDDSSKSEEPTERKLKKAREKGDVPTSKEVGHLFIYGALLACAGLYLPRHAADAASALGSLFDLAGTIDTSSGETAFQDLRGALAAPVYQVSMIAAGVLGILLTAAAVSGALQGPFVVSKERITPKPNKISPMAGIKRLAGVNNLVEFAKSFIKLILVGALAATVAYGVISSLLPGAVMIPEYLPSAISSQATRMLAWITILMIPVTMADIGWKRYSHMKKQRMSLKEIKDEHKDTEGDPHIKGKRDMIRRQRARQRMQKAVPQATLVVTNPTHYAVALKYERGLDPAPVCVAKGVDLIAGNIRQLAYQHDVPVIESRALARALHAACEVDQAIPEAHWAEVAQLVAFVFDLRRKIRRKLPSGASLRTIEDEQ from the coding sequence ATGTCCCAGACTGACGATGACAGCTCCAAGTCGGAAGAGCCAACAGAGCGCAAGCTCAAGAAGGCCCGGGAAAAGGGCGACGTCCCGACCTCAAAGGAAGTCGGGCACCTGTTCATCTACGGCGCGCTCCTGGCCTGTGCGGGCCTGTATCTGCCACGGCACGCAGCCGATGCCGCCAGCGCTCTGGGGTCTCTGTTTGACCTTGCAGGCACGATCGACACCAGTTCCGGCGAAACCGCATTCCAAGACCTGAGGGGCGCACTTGCGGCGCCGGTGTACCAGGTGTCGATGATTGCCGCCGGGGTTCTGGGGATCCTGCTGACCGCGGCGGCCGTGTCCGGCGCCCTCCAGGGGCCGTTTGTGGTGTCCAAGGAGCGCATCACCCCAAAGCCCAACAAGATCTCGCCGATGGCAGGTATCAAGCGGCTTGCCGGAGTGAATAACCTCGTTGAGTTCGCAAAGAGCTTCATCAAGCTGATCCTCGTCGGGGCATTGGCCGCGACGGTGGCCTACGGGGTGATCAGCTCGCTCCTGCCCGGCGCGGTCATGATCCCGGAATACCTTCCGTCCGCCATTTCATCGCAAGCCACGCGCATGCTTGCCTGGATCACGATCCTCATGATCCCGGTGACGATGGCTGATATCGGGTGGAAGCGGTACAGCCACATGAAAAAGCAGCGCATGTCCCTCAAGGAGATCAAGGACGAGCACAAGGACACCGAAGGCGATCCGCACATCAAGGGCAAACGAGACATGATCCGCCGCCAGCGGGCCCGCCAGCGCATGCAGAAGGCGGTACCGCAGGCAACGCTGGTGGTGACCAACCCGACGCATTATGCGGTTGCGCTGAAATATGAGCGCGGGCTGGACCCGGCGCCGGTCTGCGTGGCCAAGGGCGTCGACCTGATCGCGGGAAACATCCGCCAACTCGCCTATCAGCACGATGTGCCGGTCATTGAGAGCCGCGCGCTGGCCAGGGCGCTGCATGCTGCCTGCGAGGTGGACCAGGCGATCCCGGAAGCGCATTGGGCGGAGGTTGCGCAGCTTGTGGCATTCGTGTTCGATCTGCGCCGCAAGATTCGCCGGAAACTGCCCAGCGGGGCCAGCCTGCGAACAATCGAGGATGAACAGTAA
- the fliQ gene encoding flagellar biosynthesis protein FliQ, with translation MRAEDIHHVITEAIWTILVASGPVLAVAMAVGLGIALFQALTSVQEMTLTFVPKIAAIFVTIVLCLPLIYSALTKLTDQSFDLIVSGGL, from the coding sequence ATGCGCGCAGAGGATATTCATCATGTCATCACTGAGGCCATCTGGACGATCCTGGTGGCCTCAGGCCCTGTCCTGGCAGTTGCCATGGCGGTCGGGCTGGGGATCGCCCTGTTCCAGGCCCTGACCTCCGTTCAGGAGATGACACTGACCTTCGTGCCAAAGATTGCCGCAATCTTTGTGACGATTGTCCTCTGCTTGCCCTTGATCTACTCGGCTCTCACCAAGCTTACCGATCAGTCCTTCGATCTCATCGTAAGCGGCGGCCTCTGA
- the flhA gene encoding flagellar biosynthesis protein FlhA: MAQAERQKSAVLDILSARLGIMSRHRDVSFAIAVCAVLAILFVPLPAILLDIGLALSMSVSVLVLMVALWVRKPLEFSSFPTLLLVVTMMRLSLNVASSRLILSEGQTGTDAAGNVIQGIADFVVGGDYVIGTVMFCILVAINFIVITKGSTRIAEVSARFSLDAMPGKQMAIDADLGAGMIDEVEARRRRKEVEDESGFFGAMDGAAKFVRGDAVAGIIITLINVVGGILIGITRHGMDIGDALHNFTVLTIGDGLVTQIPALIVSIAAGIIVTKGATEGAANEAVTKQLSASPKAVFVASGLIFVMGLLPGFPFLLFTAVAAVLAAVGVFSRDAQQNEQQKADAEKALAEKKSQAEPEQSSGIDTVTLEMARSLIVMLNSDDAALPGKIKSLREMFQKEYGFVLPPVRIKDGELASTKAYRINVQGVEVATGELRPGGRLVIDPAGEATDLPGERVKEPTFGLPAIWIDSGSAPDAEAAGFTVVDPESVIVTHLTEALKENMPEMMTYGAAREVMNGLEPAYRKLIQDISCPSPVILLRNILRKLLSERISIQNTPLIAESIAEAAVISTNATLVAEHVRKALSAQICKSLEGSDGFIQTVTLGSQWEQEFASSVKIQGDDTICTMSPAKVQEFGRAARGVLQGYAARDEWPALVVSPEYRPIIRSMLERIAPMTPILSFSEIHWKSKMKTVAQIGE, encoded by the coding sequence ATGGCACAAGCAGAACGACAGAAGTCGGCTGTTCTTGACATTCTATCCGCGCGCCTCGGGATCATGTCCCGGCATCGCGATGTCTCATTTGCGATTGCGGTATGTGCGGTGCTGGCCATCCTCTTTGTGCCGCTCCCTGCCATCCTCCTTGATATTGGCCTGGCCTTGTCCATGTCGGTATCCGTACTGGTCCTGATGGTTGCCCTGTGGGTCCGCAAGCCGCTCGAATTCAGCAGCTTTCCCACCCTGCTGCTTGTTGTGACGATGATGCGGCTCTCGCTCAACGTTGCCTCGTCCCGCCTCATTCTGTCTGAAGGTCAGACCGGCACTGATGCCGCGGGTAACGTGATCCAGGGGATCGCCGATTTTGTGGTCGGAGGCGACTATGTGATCGGCACGGTCATGTTCTGTATCCTTGTTGCGATCAACTTCATCGTCATCACCAAGGGGTCGACGCGTATCGCTGAGGTTTCCGCCCGCTTCTCGCTGGACGCAATGCCCGGCAAGCAGATGGCAATCGATGCCGACCTTGGAGCAGGCATGATTGACGAGGTTGAAGCGCGCCGGCGGCGCAAAGAGGTTGAGGATGAAAGCGGCTTCTTTGGCGCCATGGACGGTGCGGCCAAGTTTGTCCGCGGCGATGCGGTTGCCGGTATCATCATTACGCTGATCAACGTCGTTGGCGGCATCCTGATCGGCATCACCCGCCACGGCATGGACATCGGCGATGCGCTCCACAATTTCACCGTCCTCACAATCGGCGATGGTCTGGTCACTCAGATCCCGGCCCTGATCGTTTCTATCGCCGCGGGCATCATCGTGACCAAGGGCGCCACCGAAGGCGCCGCCAATGAAGCTGTGACCAAGCAGCTTTCGGCAAGTCCGAAGGCGGTGTTCGTGGCAAGCGGCCTGATTTTCGTCATGGGGCTTCTGCCGGGCTTCCCCTTCCTGCTGTTCACCGCGGTTGCCGCGGTGCTGGCCGCGGTGGGCGTTTTTTCACGGGATGCGCAGCAAAACGAGCAGCAAAAGGCTGATGCGGAGAAGGCTCTGGCTGAGAAGAAATCCCAGGCCGAACCAGAGCAATCCTCGGGTATTGATACAGTGACCCTGGAAATGGCCCGGAGCCTCATCGTCATGCTCAACAGCGATGACGCCGCATTGCCGGGGAAGATCAAGAGCCTGCGCGAGATGTTCCAGAAGGAATACGGGTTTGTCCTGCCGCCGGTGCGCATCAAGGACGGCGAGCTTGCCAGCACCAAAGCCTACCGGATCAACGTTCAGGGCGTTGAGGTCGCCACCGGGGAGCTGCGCCCTGGCGGCAGGCTCGTGATTGATCCCGCAGGCGAGGCGACAGACCTGCCGGGCGAGCGGGTGAAAGAGCCCACGTTCGGTTTGCCTGCGATCTGGATCGACTCCGGGTCAGCGCCGGACGCGGAAGCCGCCGGCTTCACCGTTGTCGATCCCGAGAGTGTCATCGTCACGCACCTCACTGAGGCGCTGAAGGAAAACATGCCAGAAATGATGACCTATGGCGCCGCACGCGAGGTGATGAACGGGCTTGAGCCTGCCTACCGCAAACTGATCCAGGATATCTCATGCCCGTCGCCGGTGATCCTGCTGCGCAATATCCTGCGGAAACTGCTGTCGGAACGCATTTCCATTCAGAATACGCCGCTGATTGCGGAATCCATCGCTGAAGCGGCTGTCATCTCGACGAATGCCACTTTGGTTGCGGAGCATGTCCGCAAGGCCCTCTCAGCCCAGATTTGCAAGTCCCTGGAGGGAAGCGACGGTTTCATCCAGACCGTTACCCTCGGCAGCCAGTGGGAACAGGAATTCGCAAGCTCGGTCAAGATCCAGGGCGATGACACCATCTGCACCATGTCCCCGGCGAAGGTGCAGGAATTCGGCCGGGCGGCCCGCGGCGTGCTGCAGGGCTACGCGGCCCGGGATGAATGGCCTGCCTTGGTTGTCAGCCCTGAATACCGGCCGATCATCCGGTCGATGCTTGAGCGTATTGCTCCGATGACGCCGATCCTTTCCTTTTCCGAGATCCACTGGAAGAGCAAAATGAAAACCGTCGCCCAGATCGGGGAGTGA